The following is a genomic window from Pseudomonas purpurea.
TCCCCCCTGACCGAAATGATCCGGTTGTGGGAACGGTTCGACACGATGGAATCCAGCCATGGCCGCAACGACTCCGCACTGTGGGCAACCAGCCATGACGGTTACTTGAACGCCATCAAGGAAAAAACCCGGCTGGTGGAGCAGTTCAAATCCCACAACGCCGTGCTGCGCAACTCCCTGGCGTTTCTGCCGACCGCCGAAGACGACATCCAGAACCAGCTCGCCAACGTGAGCGACGAAGACAAACTGCAACTGCAGAATATCGCCACCGACACCTATGACTTGCTGCTCAGCAGCCTGGAGTTTTCCCAGGTCACCACCGACGACAGGGCGGCGGACATTCTGGTGGGCCTGAACAAACTGGCGGTGAACCAGCAGCGGTTACCCGAACAATTCCATGGGCCGGTGGAGATTCTCAGCAACCACATCGCGTTGATCCTGCGCGAACAACCGATCGTCAACACGTTGCTGGAGAAGATCGAAACGATCCAGGTCGCCGAACGGCTGGACGACATCACGTCCCTGCTGAACAAGGATCAGCAGCTCAACGACGCGGTGAACCAGAAGTATCACTTCTACTTGCTGGTGTTCTCCACGCTGCTGGTGCTGTTACTGCTGTACCTGGCGATTCGCCTGATGCGCAGCTTCTCGGAGATCAATCGCGTCAACAAGGCCCTGCAAACCGCCAACGAAGAGCTTGAACAGCGGGTCGAAGAACGCACCCGGGAACTGCGCGATACCCAAAGCGAGCTGCTGGACACCGCGCGCATGGCGGGCATGGCCGAGATTGCCACCAACGTTTTGCACAATGTCGGCAACGTGCTCAACAGCGTGAACATTTCCGCCGACCTGGTGACCCGCAAGCTGCGCACCAGCAAGGCTCTCGGCCTGGGCAAGGCCATGCAACTGATCAACGAACACCCGCAAGACCTCGGGCACTTCATCACCGAAGATGAAAAGGGCAAGTTGCTCCCCGGTTACCTGAATCAACTGGTGGACGCCATTGCACTCGAGCAGCAAGGCATCACCGATGAGCTGGCGCAGTTAAGCAAAAGCGTCGATCACATCAAGGACATCGTCGCCACGCAACAATCCTATGCCGGCGCCACCAGCCTGATGGAACCGCTGTACCTCAGCGAACTGCTTGAGGACGCCCTGCGCATGAACTCCGGCGCCCTGACCCGGCACCACGTCACGGTGGTCAAGGATTACAGTGACGTTCCGCAAGTGATGGGCGACAAACACCGGCTGCTACTGATCCTGATCAACCTGATCAGCAACGCCAAGTACGCCATGTCCGACCTCAGCGACCGTCCTCGGGAAATGACCCTGGGGGTCAAGGTCATCGACGCCACCACCCTGCAAGTCAGCGTCAAGGACGAAGGCGAAGGCATCGCCCCGGAGAACATGACGCGGATCTTTGCGCACGGCTTCACCACTCGCAAGGAAGGCCACGGCTTCGGCCTGCACAGTTGCGCCCTGGCCGCGATCGAAATGAACGGCCACCTCACCGCCCACAGTGACGGGCCGGGCAAAGGCGCGCTGTTCACCTTGCAAATCCCCTTGAAAACCGTGGCAGGTGAAGCATGAGCACCCCGCCGAACCGGCGCATACTGTTGATCGACGACACCCCGTCGATACATGAGGACTTTCGCAAGATCCTGACGCCCGAAGCGCAGCACACTGCCGAGCTGGACGACATGGAGGCCGCGTTGTTCGGCAGCGAGGCCAAACCCGCGGCAACGCTGTTTGAACTGGACTCGGCTTATGGTGGCCAGGAAGGCTTGAGTAAACTGCTGCAAGCCATGGAGGAGCAACGCCCCTACGCACTGGCCTTCGTCGATATGCGCATGCCCCAAGGCTGGGACGGCGCCGAAACCATCGAGCACTTGTGGAAAGAAGACCCGCGCCTGCAAGTGGTGGTCTGCACTGCCTACTCCGACCACTCATGGGACGAACTGCTGGAGCGCTTGCAGGCCCGTGACCGTCTGTTGATTCTGAAAAAGCCCTTCGACAACATCGAAGTCCAGCAAATGGCCAACACCCTGACGTCCAAGTGGGACATGACCCAACGCGCCAGCGTGCAACTGGACCAATTGGGCCACCTGGTGGAGCGCCGGACCCAGCAATACCGGCAGGCGAGCGTCGATCTGCAACAGGAAATCGATGAGCGCAAACTGCTCGAAAGCCAACTGGTGCAGTCGGAAAAACTTGCCTCCCTGGGCCAACTCGCGGCCGGGGTTGCCCATGAAATCAACAACCCCATTGGCTTCATTTCCTCCAACCTCGGCGCGCTGGACGGCTACTTCAAGCAACTGCAGGAAATGCTCGACGCCTACCTGGACGCCGAGGAAGCCATCGGTTCGAGTGAGCTGATCGCACGCCTGAAAGCGTTGCGTGAGCGGATCGAGCTGGACTTCCTGCGCGACGACATTCCGCAGTTGATCAAGGAGTCCAAGGACGGCATCGCCCGGGTCGGGCAAATCGTCAAGGACCTCAAGGATTTTTCCAGGGTGGACCCCACGCAGGAATGGCAGTGGGCCAACCTGCAACACGGCATCGACTCGACGCTGAACATCGTCGCCAATGAAATCAAGTACAAGGCCGATGTGGTCAAGCTGTACCAGCCCCTCCCGGACGTCGAATGCCTGCCCTCGCAAATCAATCAGGTGGTCATGAACCTCATCGTCAACGCCGCCCAGGCCATAGGGCCCGAGCGCGGCACCATTACCTTGAGCAACGGGCTTGAAGGGGAAAAGGTCTGGATAGAAGTCGCTGACACCGGTTCAGGCATCGAGCCGCACAGTTTGCAGAAAATCTTCGACCCGTTTTTCACCACCAAACCGGTGGGCCAGGGCACCGGTCTTGGCCTGTCGCTGTCGTACGGCATCGTGAAAAAGCATCGTGGCGAGATTTCGGTGCGCAGTGAGGTCGGGGTGGGGACAACGTTTCGGATTGAACTGCCGCTGCGACAATCAAAACCCGCGGCTTGACCAGCGGCGAAAGCGGCGTCGGGTTCAGTGCCGCGGTTGCCCACGGCAGGCAGAGTGATTGCCCGCGCAGTCACGGTGCGCCAGTATGTGCGCCTGCAACCGGCCAGCGCGTGACGCGGCCAAGTCATCCGACAGGGCTGGATATGACGCACTCGCTGCAAGACATCGCCTGGCATCGCTCGGTCGGGCAACTGATCGACGCGCTGGATAAACCCGTCTTCTGGACCCGACTGGTGCGTCAGTTGGGTCAGTACGTGACCTTCGACAGCTGGGTCGCCCTGCTTTTCAATGGCGAACAAGCGCCCCTGGTGTTTGCCGAATGCCCGAGTGAAGACGGCCGCCCCGACCTGCTGTTCCAGGATTACCTCAAGGGCCTGTTCCTGCTCGACCCGTTCTACCTCAATTGCCGCGAGCACACGCGCACCGGGCTCTATCGCCTGGCCGACGTGGCGCCGGAGCATTTCGAGCAAACCGAGTATTACCAGCGCTACTTTCGTCTGAATGTGGTGGCCGACGAAATCCAGTTCAATTGTCTGCTCGAAGGCGAACGCATCCTGTGCCTGTCGCTGGGCAGCAAACAACACTTTGACCCCGAGCAGATGGCGCTGCTGTCGCTGATCGAGCCCTGGGTGTTGAGCCTGATGCGTCAGCGCCTTGCCCATGACCTGCGCGAAATGCCCGTGCAAACCGCCCCGGACATCGACTGGCGGGCCCGGCTGGTGGCCTCGGTGCAGCAACTCAACGGCGTGCAACTGACCGCCCGCGAACTGGATGTCGGGCGCCTGATGCTCGGCGGTTGCTCCAGCAAGGACATCGCTCGTAAGCTGCAAATCTCTGTTGAAACCGTGAAAGTCCATAAGAAACACATCTACAGCAAGCTAGGGATCAAATCCCAGGCCGAGCTGTTTTCGATCTTTCTCCAGGCACAAAATGCCTGACACCCTGTTCTGGCACAGGAGATCTCTGTGGCGAGGGCGCTTGCTCCCGCTGGATCGCGTAGCGATCCCAAAACAGGCAATACATTCGGTCAGACAAAGCCCGTCAGCAGGTTTTGCGACTGATGCGCAGCCGAGCGGGACGATGCGGCGCTCCAACAAGCTTCCTCGCCACAGAAACCTGTATGCCACTGCCCTACATTTACCGAGTCCGAACCCAAGGAAACCGTATGAGCCTGTCCCTCCTGAGCCGCTACGCCTTCTTTGCCGTCTGCGTGATATTTACCCTCGCCAGCCTGCCGTTTCTTGAACATGACTGGCTCTGGCCGATCAGCATCGTCACCGGCCTGCTGAGCCTGCTGGGCATTTTCGACCTGCTGCAAAGCCCCCACGCGGTGCGCCGCAACTACCCGATCCTGGGCAACATCCGCTACCTGGTAGAAGGCATCCGCCCGGAAATCCGCCAGTACCTGCTCGAATCCGACAGCGACGCCCTGCCCTTCTCCCGCGCCCAGCGCTCGCTGGTTTACTCGCGAGCCAAAAATGAAAGCGCCGACAAACCCTTCGGCACGCTGATCGACGTGTACCAGTCGGGCTTCGAATTCATCGGCCACTCCATGCGCCCGGCGCCGTTGAGCGACCCGAGCGGCTTTCGGGTGATTGTCGGCGGTCCGCAGTGCACCCAGCCGTATTCGGCGTCGGTGTTCAACATCTCGGCGATGAGTTTTGGTTCGCTGAGCGCCAACGCCATTCGCGCGCTGAACCAGGGCGCCAAACTCGGCAATTTCGCCCACGACACCGGCGAAGGCAGCATCAGCCCCTATCACCGTGAACACGGTGGCGACCTGACCTGGGAACTGGGCAGCGGGTACTTCGGCTGCCGCACCGCTGACGGCCGGTTCGACCCGGAACGCTTCGCCGCCCAGGCACAGACCCCACAAGTGCGGATGATCGAAATCAAAATGAGCCAGGGCGCCAAGCCCGGCCACGGTGGCATCCTGCCCAAACACAAGGTGACCAAGGAAATCGCGCAAACACGCGGCATCATGATGGGCGAAGACTGCGTGTCGCCGTCGCGGCACAGCGCGTTTTCCACGCCCATCGAGATGATGCACTTCATCAAGCAACTGCGTGAGCTGTCGGGCGGTAAACCGGTGGGCTTCAAATTCTGCCTGGGCCACCCGTGGGAGTTCATGGGCATCGCCAAGGCCATGCTGGAAACCGGCATCCTGCCGGACTTCATCGTGGTCGATGGCAAGGAAGGCGGGACCGGCGCCGCGCCCGTGGAGTTCACCGACCACATTGGCGTGCCGATGCGCGAAGGGCTGCTGTTCGTGCACAACACCCTGGTGGGCCTGAACCTGCGGGACAAAATCAAACTCGGCGCCAGCGGCAAGATTGTCAGCGCCTTCGACATCGCCAGCGTCCTGGCCATCGGCGCCGACTGGGCCAACTCGGCTCGCGGTTTCATGTTCGCCATCGGCTGTATCCAGTCGCAGAGCTGCCACACCAACAAGTGCCCGACCGGCGTCGCCACCCAGGACACCCTGCGCCAGCGTGCCCTGGTGGTGCCGGACAAAGCCCAGCGGGTGTTCAATTTCCACCGCAGCACCCTCAAGGCCCTCGCCGAAATGCTCGCCGCCGCCGGCCTCGAACACCCCTCGCAGTTGTCGGCCAAACACCTGGTACGGCGCATGTCGGCGACCGAAATCAAACTGTTCTCGCAGTTGCATGTGTTCCTCAAACCCGGCGAATTGCTGACCGGCGAAGTCAACGGCGAGTTCTATTCGCGGATGTGGCAGATGGCACGGGCCGACAGCTTCGAGCCCAATGACGTCGCCGCCTGAAAACACCCACCACGCCGATCCCTTGCGGGGTTGGCCCTGTCCCCAAGGAAGGACGTTTATGCTCAAAGTGATTGCCCGGGATTTCATCAAGCCCGAACACCTCGACACCGTTCGCCCGTGGTACGCCGAACTCGTGGAAAAGACCCGCCTGGAACCCGACTGTATCGCCTACGACCTGTTCGTCGATCAGAAAGACCCCGGGCACTTTGTCTTCATTGAGCAGTGGCCGAACCAGGCTGCGCTGGATGCTCATTGCCAGTCGGAGCACTTTCGCCGACTGGTGCCGCAGATCAATCGTTATCAGGCCAGGGACTGCATCGTCGTGCTGATGGATGCGTTCTGAGATCCCGCCTGACCGGACCACCAACTGCCGGGCACCTGGAAATCCTCGTTGGTCGGTCAGGTCGGCCCCGCCAGAATCAAGGCTGGCGACATAACGGCTGCGTGACCGCCGTGGCATCAGCACAAATCACGAACAGCCGGATTTGAGCGTCACCTGCAACGAAAGTACTGATCAAGTGCCAGTAATCAGGGAAAGCAATCTTCTGTGACCGGCTCCCCGTAGCATCCAGGACCCAGGCTCGGCCTGAGCTCGGTTTTACCTGCTCCAGCGTGTCGACGTACACCGTGTCAGCTTCTTGTTGAACCAGCGTCCAGATCTGGGTGCCCTGGGGGCGTCCGGAAGTGCCATCTTTTTGCGCAGGGGTATACAGCAACGGGATCACCCCGCTCTGGTTGTAGTAGCTGAAGGGGAAGTACAAAAACCCGTTCATCACCACGATGCTGTCTCCAGAAAGGACATGGCGATTGAGATGCTCAGCCAGGGCATCGACTTTGTTCACCTCGTCGTACACCGCATGCCCCTTCAACCTGACGTTATGTAATCCCACGCCTTCCACCGCAACCATCAACACCAGCAGCACCACAGAAAATAACCGCCAGCGATCCCAAACCGCCTCCAGCGCTATCGCCGCAATCATCGGCAAGCCCAACGCGGCAAACAGGAAATAGCGATCGACAAACAACGGGATAACAACAGAAACAACCACGATCAACGCCAATGGAAACCAGGTATGGATCACCAGAAGCACGTTGAATCTGTTTTCACTGCGATCACGCAGGCCGATCAACAGTGACACCGCCAATAAAGCCACCGGCAATATTATCGCCAGCCAAATAGAAGACAGCGGTCCGTCGCTGTAACTGACAAATCTCCAGACGCTCACCAGCACCGTAGAAATGTCTGGCTGCTGGATCCAGTTCGGCCCTGAAAACCGTAGCTGGTGTATCAAGCTGGGCACCCAAGGCAGGAAAAGTACAACGATCAACCCATTGGCCAGCCACCACGCGGGCATCGACAGGGGTTGATGCCGCACTGAGCGTTGACACCTCAACACCAGCAAGTAAGCCCAATGTGACGCCAGGCACACCCCCGCAAAGTAGTGGGTATACAACCCCGCGACCATCAACAGCACATACACCGCGAGCGCACGATAATTGGCGGGGTTGCTGACCCAGTAGACCAATGCAACCGTGGCCCCGAGCAACAACAGGCCAAGCAGTGCGTACATCCGGACTTCCTGGCTGTAACGAACGGCAAACGGCAGCAACGCCAGCAACACCCCAGCCAAAACCGCTGCGCGTCGAGTACTGATCAAGCAAACCAGCCAGATACCGAGCGCTACGGTCCCCACACCGGCCAGCACGCTGAAACTACGGGCAGAGAACACGCCAGGTCCAAATACGCTCATCCACCCATGCAGCAACACGTAATAGAGCGGTGGGTGGACATCTTGAGCGGTATGAAAAAGGATCTGAGGCACCGGGCGCAAACTCAGCAACAAGGTAAAACCTTCATCTGACCAAATGGCCGGCTCGCTCAGACCATAAAAACGTACCAGTGCCGCCATTGCGATAAGCGGTAGCCACCAAAAGGTCCTGAACCCATACCTGCTGCTTGCTTCACCCTTGAAATTCAACGTTAAGCTCCTTTATCACTGCCTCCTGGCATTGAGCGCTTGATGCCTGGAACGCTCAACGATCGATGTTTCAGCATAGTGGCAAATATGGCTGTGTCCGCAGGCGCAAGCCTCACGAGACATCCCGTAATATCCAGCCTTTGCAATTCCCGGCGAATACCGCCACCCTGCGCGCCGCCGGCAGGTGGCGCGCAACCTCTTGGGTGCCAGATCACTCTTTTTACTCACACCCGTTCAAGAGCCCGTAGTCATGACTAATGGACGCGACCCTCGCATCGACTTCTTTCGCGGTCTGGCGCTGATCTTCATTTTCTGGGATCACGTGCCGCAAAACCCGCTGGCCCACTTCACCGTGCGCAACTTCGGCTTCAGCGATGCGGCGGAGATTTTCGTGTTCCTGGCCGGTTACGCGGCGGTGCTGGCCTACGGCAAGATCGCCCGGCGCGACGGGTTTCTGATCGCCACGGTGAAAATCCTGCGCCGCGCCTGGGTGCTGTACGTGGTGCATATCTTCTTGTTGGCGCTGTTGATGGGCATCGTATTTTTTGCCAACAGCCACGTGGAAACCCGCGACCTGGTGCAGGAAATGGGCTTGCAGTATTTCCTCAGCAACCCGCAGCAAGCGCTGGTCGATGAGCTGCTGTTGCGCTTCAAACCCAACCTGATGGACCCGCTGCCGCTGTACATCCTGCTGCTGATCGGGCTGCCCGCCGTGTTGCCGCTGATGCTGCGCAAGGCCGAGTACGTGGTGGGGCTTTCGGTGATGTTGTACCTCGCGGCGCCATGGTTTCAGTGGAACCTGGCCGCCACCGACGGCGGCGTGTGGTTCTTCAACCCGATGGCCTGGCAACTGCTGTTTATCCTCGGCGGTGCAGCGGCGATCCACGGGCAACGTCCGCGTGTGCCGCAAACGCGCGCATTGCCTCGCCAGCCGTTGTTTGTCGCCGCGGCGGTCTATCTGCTGGTGACGGGGCTGATCGCCCTGTCATGGAAATGGCCAGCGATTCACGATGCCTTCATGCCCAAAATGCTCGGTGAATGGCTGTACCCGATCAGCAAGACCAACCTGTCGCCGGTACGGCTGCTGCACTTCCTGGCCATGGCGTATGTCGTCGCCAAACTGCTGCCCAGCCACGGTTGGACCCAGAACTGGCTCGCACAGCAAAGCTGCCGCATGGGCCGTTACTCGCTGGAAGTGTTCTGCTTTGGCGTGTTGCTGGCACCGCTGGCGGACATGCTCAACGCCCAGGCCAGCGATGCACTGGCTATGCAGATCTTCAGTGCAACGCTGGGGGTTGCGCTGATGGCAATGCTGGGGGCGTGGCTGGACTTCAACAAACGGCTGAACCGGCCAATGCCCATGGCCACGGCCTGAAACGCAAAAGCCCCGGTCAATCGACCGGGGCTTTTGCTTTTACAGCGTCACACACTTACGACGCCGAACCCACCGTACCTTGCGCAGCCGTGTTCGGTTGCAGCTCGAATACGTAGAACACCGCAGTCAGCAGCACCAGGAATGCCGGGCCGACGTACAGCGCAATGCGGGTCTCCGGGAAGTACGCCATCAGGCCGACCACCAGCACCAGGAACGCCAGCGCCAGGTAGGAGCTGATCGGGTACAGCCACATGCGGTACTTCAGCGCCGCACGTTCGGTCGGGCTCAGGCCTTTGCGGAACTTGAGCTGCGCCAGCAGGATCATCACCCAAGTCCAGATCGCCCCGAAGGTCGCAATCGCGGTCACCCAGACGAAGACTTTCTCGGGCACCAGGTAGTTGAGCAGCACGCCCACCAGCAACGCACCAATCGACAGCAGTAGCGCACGGCGTGGCACACCGTTGTTCGAGGTCTTGGCGAAACCGGCCGGGGCCTGGCCATTCTGCGCCAGGCTATAGAGCATGCGCCCGGTGCTGAAGATACCGCCGTTGCAAGACGACAGTGCAGCGGTGATCACCACGAAGTTGATGATACCGGCAGCGGTTTTGATGCCCAGACGCTCGAAGGTCATCACGAACGGGCTGCCCTGAGTGCCGATTTCGTTCCACGGGTAGATCGACAGAATCACGAACAGTGCGCCGACGTAAAACAGCAGAATGCGCCAGAACACCGAGCCGATGGCATTGGGAATGGTCTTCTGCGGGTTCTTCGCTTCACCGGCCGTGAGGCCGATCATCTCGACGCCCAGGTAGGCGAACATCACCATTTGCAGGGACATCAACACACCCTGCACACCGTTTGGCATGAAGCCGCCGTGGGTCCACAGGTTGGAAATCCCCAGCGCCACGCCATCATTGCCGAAGCCGAACGCGATGATGCCGATGCCGCCGAGCACCATCGCAATGATGGTGACGATCTTGATCAGGGCGAACCAGAACTCGAACTCACCGAAGGCCTTGACCGCGATCAGGTTGATCGAGCCCATGCTCACCAGCGCCGCCAGTGCCCAGATCCAGCGCGGCACATCGGGGAACCAGATGCCCATGTACACCGCCACCGCGGTGATTTCCGCGACGCAGGTCACCAGCCACAGGAACCAGTAGTTCCAGCCCGTCAGAAAACCCGCCAACGGGCCGAGGTAATCTTGCGCGTAACGGCTGAAGGAGCCGGCCACCGGGTTATGCACGGCCATCTCGCCCAGGGCGCGCATGATCACCAGGATCGCCAGACCACCAATGATGTAGGACAGCATGATTGCCGGGCCGGCCATTTCGATGGCCTTGGCCGAGCCCAGGAACAGACCGACGCCGATACAGGCGCCCAGCGCCATCAAGCGAATATGCCGTTCGCCGAGTTCGCGTTTAAGCGGTCCGCCTTGAGCGGTCTCGCCGTGAGGCAGGGGATTGCCAACTGGCATAGGGTACAACCTCGTCTTGTTATTGGATGTGACCACCGAGTGTGCGAAGCCCCGGCCGATAGGCCTGGACTTCCCGATACCGGGACTACTTCGTGGGTAGAACCGTCTTGTAGGACAAAACCTTCAAGATCAGCGGGGCGTGCAGTATAAAAAGCTCTATACAGAACCTTTCACTCTATAAACGACTAAATTCAGTGATAAATCTCGGTAAAAGCCCGGTTTACCGAGGCGCATTACCTGTATTTCATCAATTGAGTGGTCGTTCGAATGTTGCCGAGTATTGCACAGCCTTGGTGCATCGTCATGCCCTAGACGTTGGTCTTATTTATCCATCGAAGTGTCTAGAACAACACTTGCAGCCTGAAAAATCTCTGTGCAAGGGAGCTTGCTCCCGCCGACCGATCCGCGCTCGGGCGCACAGATTTATCGGCAAGACTCAATGGCAGAAATAAGGGCCGCTTTGCAGCCCAGCGGGAGCAAGCTCCCTCGCCACAGGTAATTGCGACGCAAACTGGATCCTTCATACATTCATTTAGGAATACTCACTCAGGAGTTGCGGCTACGTGTAGGTAGATGGATGACTAGGGTGAGTTTGACTCACTGCTTAAGGATGCAAAGGAATGCCCCCTCGCCCAAACTCACACCTGCTACGCCATGGACGCTGTTCAGAACCGGGTAGGGCCTATCTCATAACAGCCGTTGTGCATCAGCGCCGCCATATTTTCAGCGAATGGTCGTTGGGACGGCTGTTGGTGGCAGAACTCAGAAGGGCTCATGAGGAGCAAAGGGTCAACTCGATAGCCTGGGTCATCATGCCGGACCACTTTCATTGGCTGGTACAACTCGAACAGCACACCCTGGCGCAACTCATTCAGGCCACCAAATCCCGTAGCACGCTCACTATCAACCGGGCGTTAAACCGCAAAGGTGCTTTCTGGCAAACCGGCTATCACGATCAGGCAATCCGTGATGACGAAGATCTTCTGCCCTTTGCTCGCTACATTGTTGCAAACCCATTGCGCGCAGGGCTGGTGGAAAAAATTGGCGACTACCCGCTCTGGGATGCCTGTTGGCTCTAATAAATAGCCCCGCACAACCCTGTGGCGAGGGAGCTTACTCCCGCTCGGCTGCGCAGCAGTCGCAAAACCTGAAATCCAGATTTGACAGACAAACCGCAATTGCAGGGTTTGAGTCTGCTTCGCCCGAGCACGGACCGGCCCAGCAGGAGCAAGCTCCCTCGCCACAGGTATCAATGCGCTTTTGAAATTTGTCTATTCACAATTTTTTCACCAGCGCCAACCAGCGTCTAAGCTTCAGACAAGTCAGATCAATCTGCGTGAATGGATCAGTCGACTATGGGCGCTTTGTGGCAAACCGATTCGAGTGAAGCAGTGGTGCCAACAAACCGTGTGGATGAAGCGCCGTCACCGAAGAAACCTCGCCGTAGCAGACATGCCTGGCGATTGTTCTGGCTATTGCTGCTGATTGCCCTGATTGCCCTGGGCTTCGCCGCCTCCAAGGAAATGCGCACCTCGAAATGGCAGGCCCGGGAGTTCAGTTCGCTCGCCGCCTCCTTGAGCTATTCCCTGGAAGCCGGCCCCAGTGATTCGATTTTCTATCCGGGCGCCGGGCCCTTCGACAAACGCCTGGGTTACAGCGCGCTGGGCGAATTCCTGCCTCGGCTGCTCAAGCGCAATTACCTGGTGCAGGCACAAACCCGCTTCTCCCCCCAATTGTTCGACTACAGCGAAAAAGGCTTTTTCGTGCCCTACGCCGAAAAAATCCAGGCCGGGCTGTCCATCACCGATTGCCGCGCCGCGCCGCTGTACCAGTTCAAGTACCCGCAACAACTCTATTCAAGCTTTGCCTCGATCCCGCCGGTGATGGTGCAAAGCCTGTTGTTCATCGAGAACCGCTACCTGCTCGACCCCAAACAACCCTTGGCCAACCCGGCCGTGGACTGGCCGCGCTTTGGCAAGGCGGCGTGGTCACAAATCGCCAAACTGCTGCACTTGCCCGGCCAGACCGCTGGGGGCAGCACCCTGGCCACTCAACTGGAAAAATACCGCCATTCGCCGGACGGATTGACCGTGTCCGGAGGTGAAAAAATCCGCCAGATGATTTCCGCCAGTGTGCGCGCCTATCAGGACGGACCGCAGACCCTCGAAGCGCGCAAGAACATCGTGCGTGATTACCTTAACAGCGTGCCGTTGTCAGCCGTGCCCGGTCACGGTGAAGTCCATGGCATGGCCGAAGGGCTGCGGGTCTGGTACGGCGCAGACTTCGCCAAGGTCAACGAACGCCTGGCCAGTGACGCCACCGATTCAAAGAGCCTGGCGGAGAAAGGCCTGGCCCTGCGTGAAGTGCTGTCGCTGATGATCGCCCAGCGCCGGCCTTCGCATTACCTGGCCAAGGGCCGGGCGGAACTGGCCGAACTCACCGACAGCCACATTCGCCTGTTGTCGCAGAACAACGTGATCGACCCCAGACTCA
Proteins encoded in this region:
- a CDS encoding transposase, which encodes MPPRPNSHLLRHGRCSEPGRAYLITAVVHQRRHIFSEWSLGRLLVAELRRAHEEQRVNSIAWVIMPDHFHWLVQLEQHTLAQLIQATKSRSTLTINRALNRKGAFWQTGYHDQAIRDDEDLLPFARYIVANPLRAGLVEKIGDYPLWDACWL
- a CDS encoding OpgC domain-containing protein, with product MTNGRDPRIDFFRGLALIFIFWDHVPQNPLAHFTVRNFGFSDAAEIFVFLAGYAAVLAYGKIARRDGFLIATVKILRRAWVLYVVHIFLLALLMGIVFFANSHVETRDLVQEMGLQYFLSNPQQALVDELLLRFKPNLMDPLPLYILLLIGLPAVLPLMLRKAEYVVGLSVMLYLAAPWFQWNLAATDGGVWFFNPMAWQLLFILGGAAAIHGQRPRVPQTRALPRQPLFVAAAVYLLVTGLIALSWKWPAIHDAFMPKMLGEWLYPISKTNLSPVRLLHFLAMAYVVAKLLPSHGWTQNWLAQQSCRMGRYSLEVFCFGVLLAPLADMLNAQASDALAMQIFSATLGVALMAMLGAWLDFNKRLNRPMPMATA
- a CDS encoding amino acid permease yields the protein MPVGNPLPHGETAQGGPLKRELGERHIRLMALGACIGVGLFLGSAKAIEMAGPAIMLSYIIGGLAILVIMRALGEMAVHNPVAGSFSRYAQDYLGPLAGFLTGWNYWFLWLVTCVAEITAVAVYMGIWFPDVPRWIWALAALVSMGSINLIAVKAFGEFEFWFALIKIVTIIAMVLGGIGIIAFGFGNDGVALGISNLWTHGGFMPNGVQGVLMSLQMVMFAYLGVEMIGLTAGEAKNPQKTIPNAIGSVFWRILLFYVGALFVILSIYPWNEIGTQGSPFVMTFERLGIKTAAGIINFVVITAALSSCNGGIFSTGRMLYSLAQNGQAPAGFAKTSNNGVPRRALLLSIGALLVGVLLNYLVPEKVFVWVTAIATFGAIWTWVMILLAQLKFRKGLSPTERAALKYRMWLYPISSYLALAFLVLVVGLMAYFPETRIALYVGPAFLVLLTAVFYVFELQPNTAAQGTVGSAS